Proteins encoded by one window of Serratia nevei:
- a CDS encoding beta-N-acetylhexosaminidase codes for MNAFKLSALAALTATMGFLGGMGNAMADQQLVDQLSQLKLNVKMLDNRAGENGVDCAALGADWASCNRVLFTLSNDGQAIDGKDWVIYFHSPRQTLRVDNDQFKIAHLTGDLYKLEPTAKFSGFPAGKAVEIPVVAEYWQLFRNDFLPRWYATSGDAKPKMLANTDTENLDQFVAPFTGDQWKRTKDDKNILMTPASRFVSNADLQTLPAGALRGQIVPTPMQVKVHAQDVDLRKGVSPDLSTLVKPAADVVNQRFALLGVPVQANGYPIKTDIQPGKFKGAMAVPGAYELKIGKKEARVIGFDQAGVFYGLQSILSLVPSDGSGKIATLDASDAPRFQYRGIFLDVARNFHKKDAVLRLLDQMAAYKLNKFHFHLSDDEGWRIEIPGLPELTEVGGQRCHDLSETTCLLPQYGQGPDVYGGFFSRQDYIDIIKYAQARQIEVIPEIDMPAHARAAVVSMEARYKKLHAAGKEQEANEFRLVDPTDTSNTTSVQFFNRQSYLNPCLDSSQRFVDKVIGEIAQMHKEAGQPIKTWHFGGDEAKNIRLGAGYTDKAKPEPGKGIIDQSNEDKPWAKSQVCQTMIKEGKVADMEHLPSYFGQEVSKLVKAHGIDRMQAWQDGLKDAENAKAFATSRVGVNFWDTLYWGGFDSVNDWANKGYEVVVSNPDYVYMDFPYEVNPDERGYYWGTRFSDERKVFSFAPDNMPQNAETSVDRDGNHFNAKSDKPWPGAYGLSAQLWSETQRTDPQMEYMIFPRALSVAERAWHRAGWEQDYRAGREYKGGETHFVDTKTLEKDWLRFANILGQRELAKLDKGGVAYRLPVPGARVAGGKLEANIALPGLGIEYSTDGGKQWQRYDAKAKPAVSGEVQVRSVSPDGKRYSRAEKV; via the coding sequence ATGAACGCATTCAAACTGAGCGCATTAGCCGCGTTGACGGCAACGATGGGATTTCTGGGCGGCATGGGAAACGCCATGGCCGATCAACAGCTGGTGGATCAGCTGAGCCAGCTGAAGCTGAACGTAAAAATGCTGGATAACCGCGCCGGCGAAAACGGCGTGGATTGCGCGGCGCTGGGCGCCGACTGGGCCTCATGCAACCGGGTGTTGTTCACCCTCAGCAACGACGGCCAGGCGATCGACGGTAAAGACTGGGTCATCTATTTCCACAGCCCGCGCCAGACCCTGCGGGTAGACAACGACCAGTTCAAGATTGCTCACCTCACCGGCGATCTGTACAAGCTGGAGCCGACCGCCAAATTCAGCGGCTTCCCGGCCGGTAAGGCGGTGGAAATCCCGGTGGTCGCCGAATATTGGCAGCTGTTCAGAAACGACTTCCTGCCGCGCTGGTATGCCACGTCCGGCGACGCCAAGCCGAAAATGCTGGCGAATACCGACACCGAAAACCTGGACCAGTTTGTGGCGCCGTTCACCGGCGACCAGTGGAAGCGCACCAAGGACGACAAAAACATTCTGATGACGCCGGCTTCGCGCTTTGTCAGCAATGCCGATCTGCAGACGCTGCCTGCCGGCGCGCTGCGCGGCCAGATCGTGCCGACGCCGATGCAGGTGAAGGTTCACGCGCAGGACGTCGATTTGCGCAAAGGGGTATCGCCGGATCTAAGCACGCTGGTCAAGCCGGCGGCGGACGTCGTCAACCAGCGCTTCGCGCTGCTGGGCGTGCCGGTTCAGGCCAACGGCTATCCGATCAAGACCGACATCCAGCCGGGCAAGTTTAAAGGCGCGATGGCGGTGCCGGGCGCCTATGAGCTGAAAATCGGCAAGAAAGAGGCGCGGGTGATCGGCTTCGATCAGGCCGGGGTGTTCTACGGGCTGCAGTCGATCCTGTCGTTAGTGCCGAGCGACGGCAGCGGCAAGATCGCCACGCTGGACGCCAGCGATGCGCCGCGCTTCCAGTATCGCGGCATTTTCCTCGACGTAGCGCGCAACTTCCATAAGAAGGACGCGGTGCTGCGCCTGTTGGATCAAATGGCGGCCTACAAGCTCAACAAATTCCACTTCCACCTGAGCGATGACGAAGGCTGGCGCATCGAGATCCCCGGTTTGCCTGAGCTGACGGAGGTCGGCGGCCAGCGCTGCCACGATCTGAGCGAAACCACCTGTCTGCTGCCGCAGTACGGCCAGGGGCCGGACGTCTACGGCGGCTTCTTCAGCCGTCAGGACTATATCGACATCATCAAATACGCCCAGGCACGCCAGATTGAAGTGATCCCGGAGATCGACATGCCGGCACACGCCCGCGCCGCGGTGGTCTCGATGGAAGCGCGCTATAAAAAGCTGCATGCCGCCGGGAAAGAGCAAGAGGCCAACGAATTCCGCCTGGTGGATCCGACCGATACCTCCAACACCACCTCCGTGCAGTTCTTTAACCGCCAGAGCTACCTGAACCCGTGCCTGGATTCTTCCCAGCGTTTTGTCGACAAGGTGATCGGCGAGATCGCCCAGATGCATAAAGAGGCCGGCCAGCCGATCAAGACCTGGCACTTCGGCGGCGACGAAGCGAAAAACATTCGCCTGGGCGCCGGCTACACCGACAAGGCGAAACCGGAGCCGGGCAAAGGCATCATCGATCAGAGCAACGAAGACAAGCCGTGGGCCAAGTCGCAGGTGTGCCAGACGATGATCAAAGAAGGCAAGGTGGCCGACATGGAGCATCTGCCGAGCTACTTCGGCCAAGAGGTCAGCAAGCTGGTGAAGGCGCACGGCATCGACAGAATGCAGGCTTGGCAGGATGGCTTGAAAGACGCCGAGAACGCGAAGGCGTTCGCCACCTCGCGCGTGGGCGTCAACTTCTGGGATACCCTGTACTGGGGCGGTTTCGATAGCGTCAACGACTGGGCCAACAAAGGGTATGAAGTGGTGGTTTCCAACCCGGACTACGTCTACATGGACTTCCCTTACGAGGTGAACCCGGACGAGCGCGGTTACTACTGGGGTACCCGCTTCAGCGACGAGCGCAAGGTGTTCAGCTTCGCGCCGGATAACATGCCGCAGAACGCGGAAACTTCGGTCGACCGCGACGGCAACCACTTCAACGCCAAGAGCGACAAGCCGTGGCCGGGCGCCTACGGGCTGTCCGCTCAGCTGTGGAGCGAAACCCAGCGCACCGATCCGCAGATGGAATACATGATTTTCCCACGCGCGCTGTCGGTGGCTGAACGCGCCTGGCACCGCGCCGGTTGGGAGCAGGACTACCGCGCCGGCCGCGAATACAAAGGCGGGGAAACCCACTTTGTCGATACCAAGACGCTGGAGAAAGACTGGCTGCGCTTCGCCAATATCCTGGGGCAGCGTGAACTGGCCAAGCTGGACAAAGGTGGCGTCGCTTACCGTCTGCCGGTGCCGGGCGCACGCGTAGCGGGCGGCAAGCTGGAGGCGAATATCGCGCTGCCGGGATTGGGCATCGAGTACTCCACCGACGGCGGCAAGCAGTGGCAGCGCTATGACGCCAAGGCCAAGCCTGCGGTGTCCGGTGAGGTGCAGGTGCGTTCGGTTAGCCCGGACGGCAAGCGCTACAGCCGCGCCGAGAAGGTCTAA
- the fur gene encoding ferric iron uptake transcriptional regulator, producing MTDNNIALKKAGLKVTLPRLKILEVLQNPECHHVSAEDLYKKLIDMGEEIGLATVYRVLNQFDDAGIVTRHNFEGGKSVFELTQQHHHDHLICLDCGKVIEFSDESIEVRQRDIAKQHGIKLTNHSLYLYGHCETGDCREDETLHDKK from the coding sequence ATGACCGACAACAACATCGCATTGAAGAAGGCCGGCTTAAAAGTCACGCTTCCGCGACTCAAAATCCTGGAAGTACTGCAAAATCCGGAATGCCATCACGTCAGTGCGGAAGATTTGTACAAAAAACTGATTGATATGGGCGAAGAGATCGGGCTGGCAACGGTTTATCGCGTACTGAACCAGTTTGACGATGCGGGCATTGTGACACGTCACAATTTCGAAGGCGGCAAGTCCGTGTTCGAGCTGACCCAACAGCATCACCACGATCACCTGATTTGCCTGGACTGCGGCAAAGTGATCGAATTCAGCGACGAATCCATCGAAGTGCGCCAGCGTGACATCGCCAAGCAGCACGGCATCAAGCTCACCAACCACAGCCTGTACCTGTACGGCCACTGTGAAACCGGTGACTGTCGCGAAGACGAAACGCTGCACGACAAGAAATAA
- the fldA gene encoding flavodoxin FldA: protein MATVGIFFGSDTGNTENIAKMIQKILQKQFGDDVSEVHDIAKSSKEDLEGFDILLLGIPTWYYGEAQCDWDDFFPTLEEVDFNGKLVALFGCGDQEDYAEYFCDAMGTIRDIIEPRGAAIVGHWPTKGYHFEASKGLADDNHFIGLAIDEDRQPELTNERVDAWVKQIVEELSLADIVG from the coding sequence ATGGCTACTGTAGGCATTTTCTTTGGCAGCGACACTGGCAATACCGAAAACATTGCCAAAATGATCCAGAAAATTCTCCAGAAACAGTTTGGCGACGACGTCTCTGAAGTGCATGACATCGCTAAAAGCAGCAAAGAAGACCTGGAAGGGTTCGATATCCTGCTGCTGGGTATCCCGACCTGGTACTACGGTGAAGCGCAGTGTGACTGGGATGATTTCTTCCCGACGCTGGAAGAAGTCGACTTCAACGGCAAACTGGTGGCGCTGTTCGGCTGCGGCGACCAGGAAGACTACGCGGAATACTTCTGTGACGCGATGGGCACCATCCGCGACATCATCGAACCGCGTGGCGCGGCCATCGTGGGCCACTGGCCGACCAAAGGCTACCACTTCGAGGCCTCCAAAGGCCTGGCGGACGACAACCACTTCATCGGTCTGGCGATCGACGAAGACCGTCAGCCTGAGCTGACCAACGAGCGCGTGGACGCCTGGGTCAAACAAATCGTCGAAGAGCTGAGCCTGGCCGATATCGTCGGCTAA
- the ybfE gene encoding LexA regulated protein, which produces MAKEQTDRTTLDLFADERRPGRPKTNPLSRDEQLRINKRNQLRRDKVRGLRRVELKINADAVDALNKLAEQRNISRSELIEQMLLAQLAEEQPEH; this is translated from the coding sequence ATGGCAAAAGAACAAACGGATCGCACGACGCTGGATCTGTTCGCAGATGAACGCCGTCCGGGGCGCCCGAAAACCAACCCGCTTTCCCGCGATGAACAGCTTAGAATCAATAAGCGCAATCAGTTACGGCGCGATAAAGTGCGTGGATTGCGGCGCGTAGAGCTGAAAATCAACGCGGATGCGGTGGACGCCCTGAACAAACTGGCGGAACAGCGCAACATCAGCCGCAGCGAACTCATCGAGCAGATGCTGTTGGCACAACTGGCGGAAGAACAGCCGGAACATTGA
- the ybfF gene encoding esterase, with amino-acid sequence MNFAMKLHYQLLAAESDALPVLLIHGLFGNLDNLGVLARDLHKQHTVIKVDLRNHGLSPRADDMNYPAMAQDLLALLDELQLEKAIVIGHSMGGKAAMALTAIAPERVARLIVIDVAPVNYQTRRHDEIFAALKAVSAAGITQRQAAAQLMRDYLQEEGVIQFLLKSFHNGEWRFNLPVLIERYEDITGWQEVPAWPHPTLFIRGGLSPYVQDSYRADIARQFPQARAHVVAGTGHWVHAEKPEAVLRAIHRFLDEA; translated from the coding sequence ATGAACTTCGCCATGAAATTACATTATCAACTGCTGGCCGCCGAGTCAGACGCGCTGCCGGTGCTGCTGATCCACGGGCTGTTCGGCAATCTGGACAACCTGGGCGTGCTGGCGCGCGATCTGCATAAACAGCACACGGTGATCAAGGTCGATCTGCGCAACCACGGCCTCTCCCCGCGCGCCGACGACATGAACTACCCCGCCATGGCGCAGGATCTGCTGGCGCTGCTCGACGAACTGCAGCTGGAAAAAGCGATCGTCATCGGCCATTCGATGGGCGGCAAAGCGGCGATGGCGCTGACCGCCATCGCGCCCGAGCGCGTCGCCAGGCTGATCGTCATCGACGTCGCGCCGGTGAATTACCAGACCCGCCGCCACGACGAGATCTTCGCCGCGCTGAAGGCCGTCAGCGCCGCCGGCATCACCCAGCGCCAGGCGGCTGCCCAGCTGATGCGCGACTACCTGCAGGAAGAAGGCGTGATCCAGTTCCTGCTGAAGTCCTTCCACAACGGCGAATGGCGCTTCAACCTGCCGGTGCTGATCGAACGCTACGAAGACATCACCGGCTGGCAGGAAGTCCCGGCCTGGCCGCATCCGACCCTGTTCATTCGCGGCGGCCTGTCGCCGTACGTGCAGGACAGCTACCGTGCGGACATCGCCCGCCAGTTCCCGCAGGCCCGCGCGCACGTCGTCGCCGGCACCGGCCATTGGGTGCACGCCGAAAAACCGGAAGCGGTGCTGCGCGCCATTCACCGTTTCCTCGACGAAGCCTGA
- the seqA gene encoding replication initiation negative regulator SeqA yields the protein MKTIEVDEELYRYIASHTQHIGESASDILRRMLKFTAGQPVRALPAASAPQSVELEKTAPAQRPRDRVRAMRELLLSDEYAEQNKAVNRFMLVLSTLYTLDAAGFAAATEALTGRTRTYFAGDQQTLLANGTHTKPKHVPGTPYWVITNTNTGRKRSMIEHIMQAMQFPAELIEKVCGTV from the coding sequence ATGAAAACTATTGAAGTCGACGAAGAGCTTTACCGTTATATTGCCAGCCACACGCAACACATCGGTGAAAGCGCGTCCGATATTTTACGCCGCATGTTGAAATTCACCGCCGGGCAACCGGTGCGCGCGTTGCCTGCCGCCAGTGCGCCGCAGTCCGTCGAGCTGGAAAAAACGGCGCCGGCGCAGCGTCCGCGCGATCGCGTGCGCGCCATGCGCGAGCTGCTGTTGTCGGATGAATATGCCGAGCAGAACAAAGCGGTCAACCGTTTCATGCTGGTGCTGTCCACCCTGTATACCCTCGATGCCGCCGGTTTCGCCGCCGCCACCGAGGCGTTGACCGGCCGTACCCGCACCTATTTCGCCGGCGATCAGCAGACCTTGCTGGCCAACGGCACGCATACCAAGCCGAAGCATGTACCGGGCACCCCTTACTGGGTGATCACCAATACCAATACCGGCCGCAAACGCAGCATGATTGAACACATCATGCAGGCCATGCAGTTCCCGGCGGAACTGATCGAGAAAGTTTGCGGTACCGTCTAA
- the pgm gene encoding phosphoglucomutase (alpha-D-glucose-1,6-bisphosphate-dependent): protein MANNPRAGQPARQSDLINVAQLTSQYYVLQPEAGNPAHAVKFGTSGHRGSAQRHSFNEAHILAIAQAIAEVRHQQGTTGPCYVGKDTHALSEPAFISVLEVLTANGVDVIVQENNGFTPTPAVSHAILCHNRRGGAQADGIVITPSHNPPEDGGIKYNPPNGGPADTNLTSVIEKRANELLAQQLKGVQRQSLDKAWNSGHLHAKDLVQPYVEGLVEVVDMPAIQRAGLKLGVDPLGGSGIAYWQRVAEHYKLDLTLVNDSIDQTFRFMHLDHDGIIRMDCSSESAMAGLLALRDKFDLAFANDPDYDRHGIVTPKGLMNPNHYLAVAINYLFQHRPQWGADVAVGKTLVSSAMIDRVVADLGRKLVEVPVGFKWFVDGLFDGSLGFGGEESAGASFLRFNGKPWSTDKDGIIMCLLAAEITAVTGENPQHHYDDLAKRFGAPSYNRIQAPATAAQKAALSKLSPEMVKANTLAGDPITARLTAAPGNGASIGGLKVMTDNGWFAARPSGTEDAYKIYCESFLGAEHREKIEHEAVEIVSEVLASAK from the coding sequence ATGGCGAATAATCCACGTGCCGGGCAGCCCGCCCGCCAAAGCGATCTGATCAACGTAGCCCAGCTGACGTCGCAGTACTATGTGCTGCAACCGGAAGCCGGCAATCCCGCACATGCAGTGAAGTTTGGCACCTCCGGCCACCGCGGCAGCGCGCAGCGCCACAGCTTCAACGAAGCGCACATCCTCGCCATCGCTCAGGCGATCGCCGAAGTTCGTCATCAGCAGGGCACCACCGGCCCGTGCTACGTGGGCAAAGACACCCATGCGCTGTCCGAGCCAGCCTTCATTTCCGTGCTGGAAGTGCTGACCGCCAACGGCGTCGATGTGATCGTGCAGGAAAACAACGGCTTCACGCCAACGCCGGCGGTATCGCACGCCATTCTGTGCCACAACCGCCGTGGCGGCGCGCAGGCTGACGGCATCGTCATTACGCCGTCCCATAACCCACCGGAAGACGGCGGCATCAAGTACAACCCGCCGAACGGCGGCCCGGCCGACACCAACCTGACGTCGGTGATCGAAAAGCGCGCCAACGAACTGCTGGCGCAACAGTTGAAAGGCGTTCAGCGCCAGTCGCTGGACAAGGCCTGGAACAGCGGCCACCTGCACGCCAAAGACCTGGTGCAGCCTTATGTCGAAGGCCTGGTTGAGGTGGTCGACATGCCGGCCATCCAACGCGCCGGCCTGAAACTGGGCGTGGATCCGCTTGGCGGTTCCGGCATCGCCTATTGGCAGCGCGTGGCGGAGCACTACAAGCTGGATCTGACGCTGGTGAACGATTCCATCGATCAGACCTTCCGCTTTATGCACCTGGACCACGACGGCATCATCCGCATGGACTGTTCGTCCGAGTCGGCGATGGCCGGCCTGCTGGCGCTGCGCGACAAATTCGATCTGGCGTTCGCCAACGATCCGGATTACGACCGCCACGGCATCGTCACGCCGAAGGGCCTGATGAACCCGAACCATTATCTGGCGGTAGCCATCAACTACCTGTTCCAGCATCGCCCGCAGTGGGGCGCTGATGTCGCAGTCGGTAAAACGCTGGTGTCCAGCGCGATGATCGACCGCGTGGTGGCCGACCTGGGCCGCAAGCTGGTGGAAGTGCCGGTCGGCTTCAAGTGGTTCGTGGACGGCCTGTTCGACGGTAGCCTGGGCTTCGGCGGCGAAGAGAGCGCCGGGGCCTCGTTCCTGCGCTTCAACGGCAAACCGTGGTCGACGGACAAAGACGGTATCATCATGTGCCTGCTGGCGGCTGAAATCACCGCGGTAACCGGTGAAAACCCGCAGCATCACTATGACGATCTGGCCAAACGCTTTGGTGCACCAAGCTACAACCGCATCCAGGCGCCAGCGACTGCGGCGCAAAAAGCGGCGCTGTCCAAGCTGTCGCCGGAGATGGTCAAGGCCAATACCCTGGCGGGCGACCCGATCACCGCCCGTCTGACTGCGGCACCGGGCAACGGCGCGTCGATTGGCGGCCTGAAAGTGATGACCGACAACGGCTGGTTCGCGGCCCGTCCTTCCGGTACCGAAGACGCATACAAGATCTACTGCGAGAGCTTCCTTGGGGCGGAACACCGCGAGAAAATCGAGCACGAAGCGGTCGAGATCGTTAGCGAAGTGCTGGCTTCCGCCAAGTAA
- a CDS encoding PadR family transcriptional regulator has product MFHRLGLHRHHHHHECEEGRRHRGGRHHFGGEGEEHGRGGRGGRGGRHRLFEHGDLRLVLLALVARKPSHGYELIKAIEEASSGLYVPSPGVIYPTLTLLEEQDFLEPLTTGNGRKSYRITAAGEGELQKHQQVVDVILARLAGAGREHHRHGNLAEGIYDAMNRLRSLLRGNVMRADLTPQQVERINAALLTAVAAIESEMHIQPTQQEKN; this is encoded by the coding sequence ATGTTTCATCGATTAGGTTTACACCGGCATCACCACCATCATGAATGCGAAGAGGGCCGCCGTCATCGCGGTGGGCGCCATCACTTCGGCGGCGAAGGCGAAGAGCACGGCCGGGGTGGGCGCGGCGGCCGGGGCGGGCGTCACCGTCTGTTCGAGCACGGCGATCTGCGTCTGGTACTGCTGGCGCTGGTGGCGCGCAAGCCCAGCCACGGCTATGAGCTGATCAAGGCGATTGAGGAGGCGTCATCCGGCCTGTACGTGCCGAGCCCGGGGGTGATTTACCCCACGCTGACGCTGCTGGAAGAGCAGGATTTCCTTGAGCCGCTCACCACCGGCAACGGCCGCAAAAGCTACCGCATCACCGCCGCGGGCGAGGGCGAGCTGCAAAAGCATCAACAGGTGGTTGACGTCATTCTGGCGCGTCTGGCGGGCGCCGGCCGCGAGCATCATCGGCACGGCAATCTGGCGGAAGGCATCTACGACGCCATGAACCGCCTGCGCAGCCTGCTGCGCGGCAACGTGATGCGCGCCGATCTCACGCCGCAGCAGGTGGAGCGCATCAACGCCGCGTTGCTGACCGCCGTGGCGGCGATCGAAAGCGAAATGCATATTCAACCCACGCAGCAGGAGAAGAACTGA
- a CDS encoding DUF3861 domain-containing protein, whose translation MPGHRFTITVEALSDRQGNPVEKAPLSFEVTNHDDILDIVERIRARDDLNFGPEQSAAFAVGLKLFSEVMIENRKHPVFAPLRDAFKEFMVGLKKGPAA comes from the coding sequence ATGCCCGGCCACCGTTTTACTATTACCGTTGAAGCCCTGAGCGATCGCCAGGGCAATCCCGTCGAGAAAGCGCCGCTGAGTTTTGAAGTGACCAACCACGACGATATTCTCGATATCGTCGAACGCATCCGGGCGCGTGACGATCTGAACTTCGGCCCCGAGCAGAGCGCGGCCTTCGCCGTAGGCTTGAAGCTGTTCTCCGAAGTGATGATCGAAAACCGCAAACACCCGGTGTTCGCTCCGCTGCGCGATGCGTTTAAAGAATTTATGGTCGGATTGAAGAAGGGGCCGGCGGCGTAA
- the kdpE gene encoding two-component system response regulator KdpE — MSITPTNILIVEDEKEIRRFVRTALESEGLRVFESETLQRGLIEAGTRKPDLIILDLGLPDGDGLSYIRDLRQWSAIPVIVLSARNAEEDKIAALDAGADDYLSKPFGIGELLARVRVALRRHSASQQESPLISFSEITVDLVNRRVLRNDEDLHLTPIEFRLLAELLANAGKVITQRQLLSHVWGPNYVEHSHYLRIYMGHLRQKLEADPARPKHLLTETGVGYRFMP, encoded by the coding sequence GTGAGCATAACGCCAACCAACATTCTGATTGTTGAAGATGAAAAAGAGATCCGCCGCTTCGTGCGCACCGCACTGGAGAGCGAAGGCCTGCGGGTATTTGAAAGTGAAACGCTGCAGCGTGGGTTGATTGAAGCCGGCACGCGCAAACCGGATCTGATCATTCTTGATTTGGGCTTGCCGGACGGCGACGGGCTGAGCTACATCCGCGATCTGCGGCAGTGGAGCGCCATTCCGGTGATCGTGCTGTCGGCGCGCAACGCCGAAGAGGACAAAATCGCCGCGCTGGACGCCGGCGCCGACGACTACCTCAGCAAACCGTTCGGCATCGGCGAGCTGCTGGCGCGGGTACGGGTCGCACTGCGTCGCCACTCCGCCAGCCAACAGGAAAGCCCGCTGATAAGCTTTTCGGAAATCACCGTCGATCTGGTGAATCGCCGGGTACTGCGCAACGACGAAGATCTGCATCTGACGCCGATCGAGTTTCGCCTGTTGGCGGAGCTGCTGGCCAACGCCGGCAAAGTGATCACCCAACGCCAACTGTTGAGCCACGTCTGGGGGCCGAACTACGTGGAGCACAGCCACTATCTGCGCATCTACATGGGCCACCTGCGGCAGAAGCTCGAAGCCGATCCGGCCCGGCCCAAACACCTGCTGACCGAAACCGGCGTCGGCTATCGCTTCATGCCTTAA